From Desmospora profundinema, a single genomic window includes:
- a CDS encoding ABC transporter ATP-binding protein, translated as MRCTKLTGSAELLEIRNLKTHFFTDNGQVPAVDGIDISIEKGETLALVGESGCGKSMTSLSIMGLIPGSGRIVEGEILLEKEDLTKKNDQQLSKIRGNNISMIFQEPMTSLNPVLTIGDQIMEGLILHQKLNKKEARARAIQMLKLVGFPRAEEIVDEYPHQLSGGMRQRAMIAIAIACNPKLLIADEPTTALDVTIQAQILDLMRDVKEKLQTSILLITHDLGVVAEMAERVVVMYAGKVVEEAEVTDLFDKPAHPYTEGLIQSVPSLDEEKERLYSIKGNVPAPNELPQGCKFAPRCPKAWERCHQEEPALYGVGSNRRVRCFLYEEGEGGANDE; from the coding sequence ATGAGGTGCACCAAGTTGACGGGTTCCGCAGAACTACTTGAAATTCGTAATCTTAAAACGCATTTTTTTACCGATAACGGCCAGGTTCCCGCTGTCGACGGGATCGACATCTCGATTGAAAAAGGAGAAACTCTGGCTTTAGTGGGAGAATCCGGTTGTGGGAAGAGCATGACATCGCTTTCCATCATGGGGCTGATTCCAGGATCGGGACGGATCGTCGAAGGGGAGATCCTTCTTGAAAAGGAGGATTTAACAAAAAAGAACGATCAGCAGCTGTCGAAGATCCGGGGCAACAACATTTCCATGATATTCCAGGAGCCGATGACTTCCCTCAATCCGGTTCTGACCATCGGAGATCAGATCATGGAGGGGTTGATCCTTCACCAAAAGCTGAATAAGAAAGAGGCACGGGCGCGGGCGATCCAGATGTTGAAGCTGGTCGGTTTTCCCCGGGCGGAAGAGATTGTGGATGAATATCCGCACCAGTTGTCCGGAGGGATGCGCCAACGGGCGATGATCGCCATTGCGATTGCGTGTAACCCGAAGCTTCTGATTGCCGATGAACCCACGACGGCGCTGGACGTTACGATTCAGGCGCAGATCCTGGATCTGATGCGGGATGTAAAAGAGAAACTGCAAACGTCCATCCTGTTGATCACCCATGATTTGGGTGTGGTGGCGGAGATGGCGGAGCGTGTGGTTGTCATGTATGCGGGCAAAGTGGTGGAAGAAGCAGAAGTGACCGACTTGTTCGATAAACCGGCCCACCCTTATACGGAAGGGCTGATCCAATCGGTCCCCAGTTTGGATGAGGAGAAAGAGCGTCTCTACTCCATCAAGGGGAATGTTCCCGCACCCAACGAACTGCCGCAAGGATGCAAGTTTGCCCCCCGTTGTCCCAAGGCATGGGAGCGCTGTCATCAAGAGGAGCCGGCCCTTTATGGAGTGGGTTCCAACCGACGGGTACGCTGTTTCCTGTACGAAGAAGGGGAAGGGGGAGCAAACGATGAGTGA
- a CDS encoding glutamate-5-semialdehyde dehydrogenase produces the protein MERSDVRTKAMAARSAIRTLAGVEEEEKNAALEAVADALMDGREEILRENGKDLAAGEAAGISRALMDRLTLSEERLAEMAEGLRQLCRLPDPVGEVLELRELDNGLRIEKVRVPLGVIGMIYEARPNVTVDAAGLALKTGNAIVLRGSSSAFHSNRALTGVIRGALAETSLPPEAVQLVEDLDREAVRELMTANGLIDVIIPRGGAGLIQRVVQSSTVPVLETGVGNCHLYVDRAADPDMAREIVINAKTDRPAVCNAAETLLVHREWAESHLSGLCEDLKRYGVEIRGCATTRQRLPEIRLATMEDWDTEFLDLVLAVKVVDSLEEALTHIDKHGTHHSEAIITEDAAAARSFFTGVDAAAVYHNASTRFTDGGQFGFGAEIGISTQKLHARGPMGLKEMTSYQYRIHGNGQVRV, from the coding sequence ATGGAACGATCCGATGTACGGACCAAGGCGATGGCGGCGCGTTCTGCCATTCGGACACTGGCTGGGGTGGAAGAAGAGGAGAAAAATGCCGCACTGGAGGCGGTTGCAGATGCCCTGATGGATGGTAGGGAAGAAATTCTGCGAGAAAATGGGAAGGATCTGGCGGCCGGGGAGGCGGCCGGAATTTCCCGCGCTTTGATGGATCGGCTGACATTGTCGGAGGAGAGGCTGGCAGAGATGGCGGAAGGCCTGCGACAGCTTTGCCGACTCCCCGATCCGGTCGGTGAGGTGTTGGAGCTTAGGGAGTTGGATAATGGCCTTCGCATTGAAAAAGTGCGCGTTCCTCTAGGTGTAATCGGGATGATCTATGAAGCCCGCCCCAATGTTACTGTGGACGCTGCCGGTTTGGCTCTGAAGACGGGCAATGCGATCGTTCTTCGGGGCAGTTCCTCCGCCTTCCATTCTAACCGGGCGCTGACCGGGGTAATCCGGGGCGCTCTGGCAGAGACCTCGCTGCCTCCGGAAGCAGTGCAGCTGGTAGAGGATCTGGACCGGGAGGCGGTCCGGGAACTGATGACGGCTAACGGACTGATTGATGTCATCATCCCACGCGGCGGAGCCGGCCTGATTCAGCGGGTGGTACAATCGTCCACCGTTCCGGTGTTGGAGACCGGGGTGGGGAACTGTCATTTGTATGTGGACCGCGCGGCGGATCCCGATATGGCACGGGAGATCGTCATCAACGCCAAGACGGACCGCCCCGCTGTCTGTAACGCAGCGGAGACCCTCCTCGTTCATCGGGAATGGGCGGAGAGCCACTTGTCCGGTCTGTGTGAAGACCTTAAACGATACGGAGTGGAGATCAGGGGCTGTGCCACCACCCGCCAGCGGCTACCCGAGATCCGGCTGGCGACGATGGAGGACTGGGATACGGAATTTCTCGATCTCGTGCTGGCGGTAAAAGTGGTGGATTCTTTGGAGGAAGCATTAACCCATATCGACAAGCACGGAACCCACCACTCAGAGGCGATTATTACGGAGGATGCCGCGGCGGCTCGATCTTTCTTCACAGGAGTGGACGCCGCAGCCGTCTACCACAACGCTTCCACCCGTTTTACCGACGGTGGCCAGTTCGGCTTTGGCGCCGAGATCGGAATCAGCACCCAAAAGCTTCACGCTCGCGGTCCGATGGGTTTAAAGGAGATGACCTCCTATCAGTACCGGATTCATGGAAACGGCCAGGTGCGTGTCTAG
- the proB gene encoding glutamate 5-kinase: MYKRRDSGMNRQTVVVKIGTSSLTDNRGRLEEGKLESHVEGVLRLKEAGFQVVMVSSGAIAAGFHELGLSSRPRTLAGKQAAAAVGQGALVQRYRERFAARETRCAQVLLTRSDFSSRGRYLNALATLNYLLEKGVVPVVNENDSVAVDEIRWGDNDTLAALVAGLLQAQWLLLVTNTDGLYTDNPHKNRQARPIRRLLRVDEALLRQVDGSKSTFGSGGMRSKLTAARLAAETGVRVYIGTAGEDNRWMLQAVHNKGSGTYIEAASRHISRKEQWIAVHSAPVGKLHVDSGAARALLKEGGSLLPCGVTKVEGEFCEGEIVEVVDSQGTLIGRGFTRYPAALIDQVKGWQSAAVRHLTPDAPEEVIHRDDWVIAAGTEIG, translated from the coding sequence ATGTATAAACGGAGGGACAGCGGAATGAACAGGCAGACAGTGGTGGTAAAAATCGGGACGTCATCGTTGACCGATAACCGGGGACGGCTGGAGGAAGGGAAACTGGAGAGTCATGTGGAAGGCGTGCTCCGTTTGAAGGAGGCGGGGTTCCAGGTGGTGATGGTTTCCTCTGGGGCGATCGCTGCCGGGTTCCACGAGCTGGGTCTTTCTTCCCGGCCTCGCACGTTAGCGGGAAAGCAGGCGGCTGCGGCGGTGGGACAGGGGGCTCTCGTACAGCGGTATCGGGAGCGATTTGCGGCGAGAGAGACGAGGTGTGCCCAGGTGCTGCTGACCCGGAGCGATTTCAGCAGCCGGGGACGGTACCTAAATGCTCTGGCCACGCTGAATTACCTCTTGGAGAAAGGGGTGGTTCCAGTGGTCAATGAAAATGATTCAGTGGCGGTGGATGAGATCCGGTGGGGGGACAACGATACACTGGCCGCACTGGTGGCAGGCCTGTTACAGGCCCAGTGGCTGCTTCTCGTTACCAACACCGATGGGCTTTATACCGACAACCCCCACAAAAATCGGCAAGCGCGCCCGATCCGTCGGCTGCTCCGAGTGGATGAAGCCTTGCTTCGGCAGGTGGACGGTAGCAAAAGCACCTTCGGCAGCGGCGGCATGCGGTCCAAATTGACTGCTGCCCGGTTGGCGGCGGAGACCGGGGTGCGTGTCTACATCGGCACGGCTGGGGAGGACAATCGTTGGATGTTACAGGCGGTTCACAACAAAGGCAGCGGCACCTATATTGAGGCCGCTTCCCGTCATATCAGCCGCAAGGAACAGTGGATTGCGGTCCACTCGGCTCCCGTGGGCAAACTGCATGTGGACAGCGGCGCTGCCCGCGCCCTGCTGAAAGAGGGAGGAAGTCTTCTCCCCTGCGGCGTGACGAAAGTGGAGGGAGAGTTTTGCGAAGGAGAGATCGTGGAAGTGGTCGACTCTCAGGGCACTCTGATCGGAAGGGGATTCACCCGTTACCCGGCGGCTCTTATCGACCAGGTGAAAGGGTGGCAGTCAGCGGCGGTACGACACCTGACCCCTGACGCTCCCGAGGAAGTGATCCATCGGGACGACTGGGTGATTGCGGCCGGAACGGAAATCGGCTAG
- a CDS encoding heavy metal translocating P-type ATPase, with amino-acid sequence MPQQERREKTGETYVYRLTGLTCADCAAKLERMIGDVPGVEDVRLNFGASKVTVVGKELSVQQLNRLGAFDGIRVMEEEDGLVPDWAQSRQTFLTGLSLTFLVAAFLMEWLSPSPLSVVLFAAATVLGGWETAKKGIPNLLRLRFDMNALMTVAVGGALGIGYWEEAAVVAFLFGVSETLQVYTTDKARSSLRNLLSLAPPTAVLLRDGREITVPVEEVEVGETMVVKPGEKLAMDGLILRGRSSINQAAITGESIPVVKEPGDEVFAGTFNEQGTLDVKVTKRSGDTTLAKIIAMVEDAQEKRTSTQSFVDRFAAWYTPAILVLAAGILLLKPLLWGTTWTSSLYDALALLIVACPCALVVSTPMAIVSAIGNAANNGVLIKGGIHLENAGSIQAIAFDKTGTLTKGEPVVTDVIPLAGQSERELLTVAAGLERRSEHPIARAILRYAEDHSIDGADVTDFTARSGLGAEARLKGTRVWIGNPRLFQEEGLSLGPVKETLLYLQQQGKTAVLLGNERGVTGLIAVADEVREKSRRAVAALKENGIQHTILLTGDNEATARTVAGDVGVDQFRSELLPADKVKAVEELRRSHGKVAMVGDGINDAPALATATTGVAMGGAGTDTALETADIVLMADDLSKLPFTVRLSRSALRVIKQNITFALLTKFIAVYLVFPGWLTLWLAIFADMGATILVALNSLRLLRIRP; translated from the coding sequence ATGCCGCAACAGGAGCGAAGAGAAAAAACGGGGGAGACCTATGTCTATCGTTTGACGGGCTTAACTTGTGCTGATTGCGCCGCAAAACTGGAGCGGATGATCGGTGATGTTCCCGGAGTGGAAGATGTCCGGCTTAACTTCGGAGCTTCCAAGGTCACGGTGGTGGGCAAAGAGTTGTCCGTACAACAACTGAATCGCTTGGGAGCGTTTGACGGCATTCGCGTGATGGAAGAAGAGGACGGGCTGGTTCCCGACTGGGCCCAGAGCCGGCAAACCTTCTTAACGGGGTTGTCCTTAACCTTTTTGGTCGCCGCTTTTTTGATGGAATGGTTGTCCCCTTCTCCGCTCTCCGTGGTTCTGTTTGCGGCGGCCACGGTGCTGGGCGGATGGGAAACGGCCAAAAAAGGGATCCCCAATCTGCTGCGGCTCCGCTTTGACATGAACGCCCTGATGACAGTGGCGGTGGGCGGCGCATTGGGGATCGGTTATTGGGAAGAAGCGGCGGTGGTCGCCTTTCTATTTGGTGTAAGTGAAACCTTGCAAGTTTACACTACGGATAAGGCACGTAGTTCCCTTAGAAACTTACTTAGCTTGGCGCCTCCCACCGCTGTCCTGCTCCGTGACGGACGAGAAATCACCGTACCGGTGGAGGAGGTGGAAGTGGGAGAGACGATGGTGGTGAAGCCCGGAGAAAAACTGGCGATGGATGGCTTGATTCTTCGGGGCCGTTCCTCCATTAACCAGGCTGCCATTACCGGCGAATCGATTCCCGTGGTAAAGGAACCGGGAGACGAGGTATTTGCCGGCACCTTCAATGAACAGGGTACCCTTGACGTCAAAGTGACGAAACGAAGCGGAGATACTACTCTGGCGAAAATTATCGCGATGGTGGAAGATGCCCAAGAAAAGCGGACGTCCACCCAATCCTTCGTCGACCGCTTCGCCGCTTGGTATACGCCCGCCATTCTGGTATTGGCTGCGGGAATCCTCCTATTGAAACCGCTGTTGTGGGGAACGACCTGGACGTCGTCCTTGTATGATGCGCTCGCCCTTTTGATTGTGGCCTGTCCCTGTGCTTTGGTGGTGTCTACACCCATGGCGATCGTTTCCGCGATCGGCAACGCGGCTAATAACGGTGTGCTGATCAAAGGCGGCATTCATCTGGAAAACGCAGGCTCCATCCAGGCCATCGCTTTTGACAAAACCGGTACCTTGACCAAAGGGGAACCGGTGGTGACGGATGTGATTCCCCTGGCGGGTCAGTCGGAAAGAGAGCTGCTCACCGTGGCGGCGGGACTGGAGCGGCGCTCGGAACATCCTATCGCCCGGGCGATTTTGCGCTATGCGGAAGACCATTCCATCGACGGGGCGGATGTGACGGATTTTACCGCACGATCGGGACTGGGGGCGGAGGCCCGCCTAAAGGGCACCCGAGTATGGATTGGAAATCCCCGTCTGTTTCAGGAAGAAGGTCTTTCGCTGGGGCCGGTGAAAGAGACGCTGCTTTATCTGCAGCAACAGGGAAAAACAGCCGTGTTGCTGGGAAATGAACGAGGGGTGACCGGCTTAATCGCCGTTGCGGACGAAGTGCGGGAGAAAAGCCGCCGGGCTGTGGCCGCTCTGAAGGAAAACGGGATCCAACACACCATTTTGCTGACCGGTGACAATGAGGCGACAGCCCGCACGGTTGCCGGCGATGTCGGGGTGGATCAATTCCGGTCTGAACTGTTGCCGGCGGACAAGGTAAAGGCTGTAGAAGAGCTGCGCCGAAGCCACGGGAAAGTGGCGATGGTGGGTGACGGGATCAATGATGCCCCCGCTTTGGCTACGGCTACCACCGGAGTGGCGATGGGGGGCGCCGGAACGGATACGGCTCTGGAGACGGCCGACATCGTGCTGATGGCGGATGATTTATCCAAACTTCCCTTCACGGTCCGCCTCAGCCGGTCTGCCCTGCGGGTGATCAAACAAAACATCACATTCGCCTTGTTGACCAAGTTTATCGCTGTCTACTTGGTGTTCCCCGGTTGGCTCACCCTGTGGCTGGCGATCTTTGCCGATATGGGCGCAACCATACTGGTTGCGCTGAACAGCCTGCGCCTGTTGCGGATTCGTCCGTAA
- a CDS encoding ArsR/SmtB family transcription factor — MPVAQPSNSDVCEVICHDEDKVRRLRPKVGEVDGLAPLFKGLGDETRLRIAHALTVEKELCVCDVAAILGTTVATASHHLRLLKSLGLTKSRKEGKLVYYSLDDDHVRQIVRMGMEHLAEGKGNA, encoded by the coding sequence ATTCCAGTGGCTCAACCATCCAACTCTGACGTCTGTGAAGTGATTTGCCATGATGAGGATAAGGTGCGGCGCCTCCGTCCAAAGGTGGGAGAAGTGGACGGCCTGGCTCCTTTGTTTAAGGGACTGGGAGACGAAACCCGTCTCAGGATCGCCCATGCACTCACAGTGGAGAAGGAGCTCTGTGTCTGTGATGTGGCCGCGATCTTGGGAACGACGGTGGCGACCGCTTCTCATCATTTGCGTTTATTAAAAAGCTTGGGACTGACCAAGAGCCGCAAAGAAGGAAAGCTTGTTTATTATTCTCTCGATGATGACCACGTGCGCCAGATCGTTCGGATGGGGATGGAGCATCTGGCGGAAGGAAAGGGAAACGCTTGA